The genomic region GCCAGGCCGCCGCCATCCAGCAGACGCAGGTGACGGCGCAGGAAATCAAGCAGACGAGCCTGCTGGCGGCCGAGAAGGCCGAGGCGGTGCTGAGCGTGGCCTCCCGCGCCGAGGAGGTGGGGCGCTCGGGCGAGGCGGCGATCTCCGGCAGCCTCGGGGGCTTCGAGGACCTGCGGGCGCAGGTGGCGCAGATGGCGCACCGCATCGCCCAGCTCAACGAGCGCACCCAGCAGATTGGCGGCATTACCCAAACGGTGAAGGACCTGGCGGACCAGTCGAACATGCTGGCGCTCAATGCCGCCATCGAGTCGGTGCGCAGCGGCGAGCACGGCAAGGGCTTCGGCGTGGTGGCCCGCGAGATTCGCTCCCTGGCGGACCAGTCCATCCAGGCGACCGAGCGGGTGCGCGACATCCTCGGCGACATCAGCCAGGCCATTCTCTCCACGGCGAAGATGACGGAGCTGGGCTACACGCGCATGGAGGAGGGCCTGGAGCAGGTGCGCTCCAGCGGTGAGAACCTCAAGGAGCTGTCCACCATCGTCCAGGACAACTCGGCGGCCGTGCGGCAGATCGCCGCCGCCGTGAGCCAGCAGAACGCGGGCATTGCGCAGATTTTCGGGGCGGTGACAGACCTGTCGACCATGATGAACGAGACGGTCAACAGCCTTCAGGCCACCACCAACGCCACGCGCGCCCTCCAGGAGGTGGCCGAGCAGATGCAGCACGTGGCGCGCAGCTACCGAGTCTCCTGACATGACCCCACCGCGCGTCCTCATCTTCGACCTGGGCAATGTGCTCGTCTTCCACGACAACGCGAAGCTCTTCGCGGGGCTGGGCGCGCGGGCGGGCCTGTCGGGGACGGAGGTGGGGCAGCGGCTGGCGGGCGCGGGGTGGACGGCGGCCAACCGGGGCCAGCTGGACGCGGAGGGCATCCGCCGCGACGTGTGCAAAACGCTGGGGGTGGAGCTCCCGATGGAGGAGTTCGCCCCGCTGTGGAGCTGCCACTTCACGCTGCACGAGGCGGTGCTGCCGAAGGTGGCGGCGCTGGAGGGCCGGGTGAAGCGGGTGCTGCTGTCCAACACCAACGCCCTGCACGTGGCCTATGTGCGGCCCAAGCTGCCGCTGCTCGAGCGCTTCGACGCGGTGCTGATGAGCTGCGAGGTGGGGCACGTGAAGCCGGAGCCGGCCTTCTTCCAGCTCGCCCTGGAGCGAGCCGGCTGCGCGCCGCACGAGGCCGCCTTCTTCGATGACTTGCCCGAGTTCGTCGAGGCGGCCAACGCGCTGGGCATCCGTGGCCAGCTCTTCACGGATGCACCCCACTTCGACGCGCAGCTCAAGGCGCTCGGCCTGTAGAGGCGGAGGGCTACAGGTAGCGCTTCACGGGCGGCTCGGACCGGGCGGCCTCGGTCCACTTCTGTAGCGCCGGCAGGGCGAGCACCGCGTCCCGGTAGGCCTTTCCCACTGCGTCCAGCTCCACGTCATAGGTGACGAAGCGGGTGACGACGGGGGCGTAGAAGGCATCGGCGATGGAGAAGTGCCCGAAGAGGAAGGGCCCGCCCTGGCCGAAGCGCGAGCGGCAGTCGTTCCACAGCGCCTGGATGCGGGCGATGTCCTCGGCCACGCCCGGGGCGCGCCCCTTGCCCGGCTTCCGGGCGTGGAGGTCCATGCTCATGTTCTGCCGCAGCGCGGAGAAGCCCGAGTGCATCTCGGCCGTCACCGCGCGAGCCATGGCGCGAGCGGCCTTGTCCTCGGGCCACAGCCGCGCCTGGGGGAACGTCTCCGCCAGGTACTCGCAGATGGCCAGCGAGTCCCAGATGTGGATGGCGCCGTGCTGGAGCGCTGGCAGCCGGCCACTGGGCGAGTAGCGGGCGATCTCCGCGGCGGTGTTGGGCTCATCCAGCGCCACCACCACCTCGCGGAAGGGCTGACCCGTGTGGGCCAGCGCGAGGTACGGCCGCAGCGACCAGGAGGAGTAGTTCTTCGAAGCGACGATGAGGGTGATGTCGGACATGGGCGGCACCTTAGCGCCCATGTGCCGGCGCTCAACTGCTGGCGCGCCGCTGGGTGAAGAAGAGCGAACGGAAGCGCGCGAAGAGCGCCGGGCGGACGACGTTGCGCCGGGGCTCGATGCGGAACACCGCCACCGGCAGGCGGATGCGCTTGAGCTCCGAGCGCCCCAGTCGGTGGGCTGGCGGCAGGGGGTGGCCCTCCACCTCGCGCGCCACCGCCTCGCTGACATAGAGGGTGCCGGGCTGGGCGAGCGCCTCGAGGCGCGCCGCCAGGTTCACGCCCTCGCCAAAGACTTCCCCATTCTGATGGACGACCGGCCCCAGGTGGACGCCGACGCGCAGCTCCATCCGCTGATCCGGAGCGGCCAGCCGGTTGCGCCCGGCGACCCGCTCCTGGAGCGCGACACCAAAGCGCACCGCCGACAGCCCTCGCTCGAACTCGAGCAGGA from Hyalangium ruber harbors:
- a CDS encoding HAD family hydrolase, producing the protein MTPPRVLIFDLGNVLVFHDNAKLFAGLGARAGLSGTEVGQRLAGAGWTAANRGQLDAEGIRRDVCKTLGVELPMEEFAPLWSCHFTLHEAVLPKVAALEGRVKRVLLSNTNALHVAYVRPKLPLLERFDAVLMSCEVGHVKPEPAFFQLALERAGCAPHEAAFFDDLPEFVEAANALGIRGQLFTDAPHFDAQLKALGL
- a CDS encoding glutathione S-transferase family protein; this translates as MSDITLIVASKNYSSWSLRPYLALAHTGQPFREVVVALDEPNTAAEIARYSPSGRLPALQHGAIHIWDSLAICEYLAETFPQARLWPEDKAARAMARAVTAEMHSGFSALRQNMSMDLHARKPGKGRAPGVAEDIARIQALWNDCRSRFGQGGPFLFGHFSIADAFYAPVVTRFVTYDVELDAVGKAYRDAVLALPALQKWTEAARSEPPVKRYL
- a CDS encoding adenylate/guanylate cyclase domain-containing protein — protein: MEAPEPEKRQVTAIMSTAMVGPGSQLQSLEFPLLEEHARLVRELLPRHGGREVKMMEDGFLLEFERGLSAVRFGVALQERVAGRNRLAAPDQRMELRVGVHLGPVVHQNGEVFGEGVNLAARLEALAQPGTLYVSEAVAREVEGHPLPPAHRLGRSELKRIRLPVAVFRIEPRRNVVRPALFARFRSLFFTQRRASS